The following are from one region of the Litorilinea aerophila genome:
- a CDS encoding VOC family protein — MADILTQRTSGVFMKLERLVPVLDVKDVEASIRFYCETLGFRVHDTVKWAGRTEWALLGTDKVQIMLCASNSTGDNPPSTSGQTVFFLYLDDIEGLRRALAQKGQALPRIQELRNGTAEFLLQDPDGYILWCSRTPTAQHQGFDLAGSQAETWSANQRTRHMS, encoded by the coding sequence ATGGCCGACATCCTGACTCAAAGAACGTCTGGAGTATTTATGAAGCTAGAGCGACTTGTCCCTGTGCTGGACGTAAAAGATGTGGAAGCGTCCATCCGCTTTTACTGTGAGACGTTGGGTTTTAGGGTGCACGACACAGTCAAGTGGGCGGGGCGCACGGAATGGGCCCTTTTGGGAACCGACAAGGTTCAGATCATGTTGTGCGCGTCCAACAGCACCGGAGACAATCCCCCGTCGACTTCCGGACAGACAGTTTTTTTCCTCTACCTGGATGACATTGAGGGGTTGCGGCGCGCCCTGGCCCAGAAGGGGCAGGCCCTCCCTCGCATTCAGGAATTGCGCAACGGCACCGCTGAATTCCTTCTGCAAGATCCCGATGGCTACATCCTTTGGTGCAGCCGGACACCCACCGCCCAGCACCAGGGTTTTGACCTGGCCGGCTCCCAGGCTGAGACGTGGAGCGCCAACCAGCGGACCCGTCATATGTCATGA
- a CDS encoding phytoene desaturase family protein, translating into MSTAYHQPERAAETLGRLGLPAPVRELAARRWDVIVVGAGHNGLTCAAYLARAGQQVLVLEARERVGGACTLEEPWPGYRVSPCAYLAGLLHPRVIQELDFPAHGYRWFPATAGLFVPFEDGESVQLWDDDQRCEAEIRRLSPQDVEGWRAMGDLLRRTRDALRPDGPGDLWLGRPPSREQIEARLGGDEEARQLLFAWSMVEFVEHYLRDERLQTALLGQGVIGTNASPYDPGTASVRFHHASGRLGGLPGTWGYVEGGMGMVSFILCDIARESGAVIATGTPVARIVPGEGVELAGGERIAAPVVVSNADPRTTLRLLGPHVDDVWRQQVEALPMEGCTVKVNVALAELPNFVARPGTWEPHHRGQINTPLTKEEWRTYPQLARQGELPPRLWTELYFQTAHDPSVAPPGKHVMSVFAQYVPYRFAQGDWESRREEVGQLALASIARFCTNLPQAVEAMEVLGPPDIERRVGLTGGHIFQGEILPPYMWDRRLDYRTPMDGFFLCGACTHPGGSVIAINGRNAALEILGQL; encoded by the coding sequence ATGTCGACAGCCTATCATCAGCCGGAACGGGCGGCTGAAACCCTGGGGCGCCTGGGGTTGCCGGCCCCCGTCCGAGAGCTGGCCGCCCGGCGCTGGGACGTGATCGTGGTGGGCGCGGGCCACAACGGCCTGACCTGCGCCGCCTACCTGGCCCGGGCCGGCCAACAGGTGCTGGTCCTGGAGGCCCGGGAGCGGGTAGGCGGCGCGTGTACCCTGGAAGAGCCCTGGCCAGGCTACCGGGTCTCCCCCTGTGCCTATCTGGCCGGCCTGTTACATCCCCGGGTGATCCAGGAGCTCGACTTCCCGGCCCACGGCTACCGCTGGTTCCCAGCCACAGCCGGCCTCTTCGTGCCCTTTGAGGACGGCGAGAGCGTCCAACTTTGGGACGATGACCAGCGCTGTGAAGCCGAAATCCGCCGCCTGTCGCCCCAGGATGTGGAAGGCTGGCGGGCCATGGGGGATCTCCTGCGCCGCACCCGGGACGCGCTGCGGCCCGATGGGCCGGGGGACCTCTGGCTGGGTCGCCCGCCCAGCCGGGAGCAGATCGAGGCGCGCCTGGGGGGCGATGAAGAAGCCCGCCAGCTCCTTTTCGCATGGTCCATGGTGGAGTTTGTGGAGCACTACCTCCGCGACGAACGCCTGCAGACCGCCCTCCTGGGCCAGGGGGTCATCGGCACCAATGCCAGCCCCTACGATCCCGGCACCGCGTCCGTGCGTTTCCACCACGCTTCTGGACGCCTGGGAGGGCTGCCGGGCACCTGGGGGTACGTGGAGGGCGGCATGGGCATGGTCTCATTCATCCTCTGCGACATCGCCCGGGAGAGCGGCGCCGTGATCGCCACCGGCACCCCGGTGGCCCGCATCGTGCCCGGCGAAGGCGTGGAGCTGGCTGGCGGCGAACGCATCGCCGCTCCGGTGGTGGTCTCCAATGCCGACCCCCGCACCACCCTGCGCCTCCTGGGCCCCCATGTGGATGATGTCTGGCGTCAACAGGTGGAAGCCCTGCCCATGGAGGGGTGCACCGTCAAGGTCAACGTGGCCCTGGCGGAGCTGCCCAACTTCGTCGCGCGGCCGGGCACCTGGGAGCCCCACCACCGCGGCCAGATCAACACCCCCCTCACCAAGGAAGAATGGCGCACCTATCCCCAACTGGCCCGCCAGGGGGAGCTGCCACCCCGCCTGTGGACCGAGCTCTACTTCCAGACCGCCCACGATCCCAGCGTGGCGCCACCGGGCAAACATGTCATGAGCGTCTTTGCCCAGTATGTCCCCTACCGGTTTGCCCAGGGGGACTGGGAGAGCCGCCGGGAGGAGGTGGGCCAGCTGGCCCTGGCCTCCATCGCCCGCTTCTGCACCAACCTGCCCCAGGCCGTGGAAGCCATGGAGGTGTTGGGCCCGCCGGACATCGAACGACGGGTGGGCCTGACCGGTGGGCACATCTTCCAGGGCGAGATCCTGCCCCCGTACATGTGGGACCGCCGGCTGGACTACCGGACGCCCATGGACGGGTTTTTCCTCTGTGGCGCCTGTACCCACCCCGGCGGCAGCGTCATCGCCATCAATGGTCGCAACGCCGCCCTGGAAATCTTGGGCCAGCTATAG
- a CDS encoding FAD-dependent oxidoreductase — MDIAVIGAGIIGLTSALRLGEAGHRVTVYAREHPPHTTSDRAAAIWWPDLAADPSFVSTAYRQRVLHWARHSWEAYRSLAGQPEYGIRPERCHIFYAEQPEPPLAAEIVPFSRLHHEPHLPGGLAWHWEFDSLLINMARLMPQLVADCRAAGHALRHGSFTHLDELLALDADLVVNCTGLGSRELCPDPDLVPIRGQLLHLRPQPVPYKLTVPWNGRSIYWMARDDVLILGGSYEPGVEETEPTPDEIEAIWQAHQSWLAAGAGGLPAPALRREDILGAAAGIRPHRRHGVRLELEWRQGRPVVHNYGHGGCGISLAWGCAAEVVALVEAL, encoded by the coding sequence ATGGATATTGCCGTCATCGGCGCCGGTATCATCGGCCTGACCAGCGCCCTGCGCCTGGGCGAGGCCGGCCACAGGGTCACCGTGTACGCTCGAGAACATCCACCCCACACCACTTCTGACCGGGCCGCGGCCATCTGGTGGCCCGACCTGGCGGCGGATCCGTCATTTGTCTCTACGGCATATCGACAGCGGGTCCTCCACTGGGCGCGGCACTCCTGGGAGGCATATCGGAGCCTGGCCGGCCAGCCTGAGTACGGCATCCGCCCGGAACGTTGCCATATCTTCTACGCCGAGCAGCCAGAACCGCCCCTGGCGGCCGAGATCGTCCCCTTTTCCAGGCTCCACCACGAACCCCACCTGCCGGGAGGGTTGGCCTGGCATTGGGAGTTCGACTCCCTTCTCATCAACATGGCCCGGCTGATGCCCCAGCTGGTGGCCGACTGCCGGGCAGCGGGGCATGCCCTGCGCCACGGCAGCTTCACCCACCTGGATGAGCTGCTCGCCCTGGACGCCGACCTGGTGGTCAACTGCACCGGCCTGGGCAGCCGGGAGCTCTGCCCGGACCCGGACCTGGTGCCCATCCGGGGGCAGTTGCTCCACCTGCGGCCCCAGCCTGTGCCATACAAACTGACGGTGCCCTGGAACGGCCGCTCCATCTACTGGATGGCCCGGGACGACGTGTTGATCCTGGGCGGATCCTACGAGCCCGGCGTGGAGGAGACTGAGCCGACGCCGGACGAGATTGAGGCCATCTGGCAGGCCCACCAGTCCTGGCTGGCCGCCGGGGCAGGCGGGTTGCCGGCGCCGGCCTTGCGGCGGGAGGATATCTTGGGGGCGGCTGCGGGGATCCGCCCCCATCGACGGCATGGGGTTCGTCTGGAGCTGGAGTGGCGGCAGGGGCGCCCCGTGGTACACAACTACGGCCACGGAGGCTGTGGCATCAGCCTGGCCTGGGGCTGTGCCGCCGAGGTGGTGGCGTTGGTGGAGGCGCTATAG